The proteins below come from a single Parageobacillus thermoglucosidasius genomic window:
- a CDS encoding EamA family transporter, whose protein sequence is MNTFIQSIKKNKIGIILILLASVSTASGQMFWKLSGGQWNRHLILGFLFYGIGAILMTIAFRFGSLSVLHPLLSMGYVFALLLGVTFLDEHITATRAMAVVLIVTGAVLIGGGDD, encoded by the coding sequence ATGAACACGTTTATTCAATCCATTAAGAAAAACAAAATTGGTATCATCCTTATTTTGCTGGCATCTGTAAGCACCGCAAGCGGCCAGATGTTTTGGAAATTATCAGGAGGGCAGTGGAACCGCCACTTAATTTTAGGGTTTCTCTTTTACGGCATCGGCGCCATCCTCATGACCATAGCCTTTCGCTTCGGGAGCCTGTCTGTGCTTCATCCGCTTTTAAGCATGGGGTATGTATTCGCGCTTTTGCTTGGAGTTACTTTTCTCGATGAACACATTACCGCGACGCGGGCAATGGCAGTCGTATTGATTGTCACCGGCGCGGTCCTTATCGGGGGTGGGGACGATTAA
- a CDS encoding S8 family peptidase, translated as MRNPLLFMCCLLIGFIFLFEKDVHSQSLSEWVVYFQSEKDYSLFMEKYRDRVKDQEKEKQWAVKALFTKEEIGGIQKLSIVSKVEPNYQKSLASSFFNDPLVSQQWGINKIDILSVASKFQQRNMLIGKQIATAQGVMAYEGQPLPMLSFSVLSEEEMKLSRLSVTVDHVENTWTLQVTDKDGKVLAQNSGNLSTLDVLLPKNQTYKTLQIHIQANGWKKPPVITNMTAVNHVLVAVIDTGAALHKDFCGNVLHSLGKDYVHPGRLALDDHGHGTHVTGIIAACANNHEGIVGAAGFAPVDVVPFKVLDREGTGGDFEIAKAVNDAVSMGADVINLSLAGKGKTLVLEQAVQNALQHHVVVVAAAGNWGISLQDVYPASYPGVIAVAAVDEHNQIASYSDYGWKLDISAPGDNILSTFINNEYRTLSGTSMAAPFVSGVAALLKATDPRLDDIQIRKRLFESAEDIQEKGYDIHSGYGVVQAAKAIQLPYSEAVDWLTIKSGQPLSFSEKQILGISKGLIGKDVYVFIDDQLVEKRNMDDQWLSFALPDVPSARNEKKLTVVGADHTGKVAAFDERWVNSAASASASFSDVPSSFWAYEEIQTAYREKWINGFTDHTFRPNALLTRRHAVMMMNRLFQWRPQQIRSPFLDTPLTLAGALPIYAAYGQRIVKGYDDGHFYPERFVTRAQMAVMLARALKLSEDSFSGTPYAFKDMDGSFAYYAVQQLADKGIVTKQPYFRPNEFLTRAQFAAMLARTYQYMLDKK; from the coding sequence GTGCGAAATCCTTTGTTATTCATGTGTTGCTTATTAATTGGCTTTATATTCTTGTTTGAAAAAGACGTACACAGTCAGTCATTGTCTGAATGGGTGGTTTATTTTCAGAGCGAAAAAGATTATTCGCTATTTATGGAAAAATACAGAGATAGAGTAAAAGATCAGGAGAAAGAAAAGCAATGGGCAGTAAAAGCCCTGTTTACTAAAGAGGAAATCGGCGGAATTCAAAAGCTTTCCATCGTCTCAAAGGTAGAACCGAATTATCAAAAATCGCTTGCTTCTTCTTTTTTTAATGACCCTCTTGTTTCTCAACAATGGGGAATCAATAAAATAGATATATTGTCCGTAGCCTCTAAATTTCAACAGCGCAATATGTTAATAGGAAAACAAATCGCCACTGCTCAAGGCGTGATGGCATATGAAGGTCAGCCATTGCCTATGCTGAGCTTTTCGGTTTTGTCAGAGGAAGAAATGAAACTGTCCCGGTTATCGGTCACGGTGGATCATGTGGAGAATACATGGACACTTCAAGTGACGGATAAGGACGGAAAGGTGCTCGCGCAAAATAGCGGCAACTTGTCAACATTAGATGTGCTTTTACCGAAAAACCAAACATATAAGACGCTGCAAATCCATATTCAAGCAAACGGATGGAAAAAACCTCCTGTTATCACTAATATGACAGCGGTCAATCATGTGCTTGTTGCTGTGATTGATACGGGAGCAGCGCTGCATAAAGACTTTTGCGGAAATGTTCTTCATAGTTTAGGGAAAGATTATGTCCATCCGGGACGGCTGGCGCTGGACGACCATGGGCACGGCACGCATGTGACAGGAATTATCGCAGCTTGCGCGAATAATCATGAGGGAATTGTCGGGGCAGCGGGATTTGCTCCTGTTGACGTTGTTCCTTTCAAGGTGCTTGATCGTGAAGGGACGGGAGGGGATTTTGAAATTGCCAAAGCTGTCAATGACGCTGTATCAATGGGGGCGGATGTCATTAATTTAAGCTTGGCGGGGAAAGGAAAGACGCTTGTTTTGGAACAAGCGGTTCAAAATGCGCTTCAACATCATGTTGTTGTCGTAGCAGCGGCAGGCAATTGGGGGATTTCATTACAGGATGTTTATCCTGCGTCATATCCAGGAGTGATTGCTGTTGCGGCGGTAGATGAACACAATCAAATTGCCTCCTATTCAGACTACGGATGGAAACTGGATATTAGCGCGCCTGGCGACAATATCCTCAGCACCTTTATTAATAATGAATATCGGACGTTAAGCGGAACTTCCATGGCTGCGCCTTTTGTGTCAGGTGTGGCGGCGTTATTAAAGGCAACGGATCCGCGCTTGGACGATATACAAATCCGTAAGCGGCTGTTTGAGTCAGCGGAGGATATACAGGAAAAAGGATATGATATTCATTCGGGATATGGCGTGGTGCAGGCGGCAAAAGCCATTCAGCTTCCGTACAGCGAAGCGGTGGACTGGTTGACGATCAAAAGCGGCCAGCCGCTGTCATTTTCAGAAAAACAGATTCTCGGCATCTCGAAAGGATTGATTGGCAAAGATGTGTATGTGTTTATCGATGATCAGTTAGTAGAAAAACGAAACATGGATGATCAATGGCTTTCCTTTGCATTGCCTGATGTGCCGTCGGCTAGGAATGAGAAAAAGCTGACGGTTGTTGGCGCGGATCATACCGGAAAGGTAGCTGCTTTTGATGAGCGCTGGGTGAATTCGGCGGCATCCGCATCCGCTTCCTTTTCTGATGTCCCATCCTCATTTTGGGCATATGAAGAAATTCAAACGGCGTACCGTGAAAAATGGATTAACGGTTTTACCGATCATACATTTCGCCCTAACGCTCTGTTAACGCGGCGGCACGCTGTGATGATGATGAATCGGCTGTTTCAATGGCGGCCGCAGCAAATTCGTTCCCCTTTTCTTGATACGCCGTTGACATTGGCAGGGGCGTTGCCGATTTACGCTGCATATGGCCAGCGCATTGTGAAAGGATATGATGATGGACATTTTTATCCGGAACGGTTTGTGACAAGGGCGCAAATGGCGGTGATGCTGGCAAGAGCATTAAAATTAAGTGAAGACTCGTTTTCTGGCACTCCTTATGCGTTTAAAGACATGGATGGGAGTTTTGCTTATTATGCGGTGCAGCAGCTGGCAGATAAAGGAATTGTCACGAAGCAGCCGTATTTCCGCCCAAATGAGTTTCTTACCCGCGCCCAGTTTGCGGCAATGCTTGCAAGAACATATCAATATATGTTGGATAAAAAATAA
- a CDS encoding N-acetylmuramoyl-L-alanine amidase — translation MQPLRLLLLLCLLMFFGYSSATYAETNSSAASSQGDLQKIQDFHQPSPFNAESASASFSAASTAKTIFADVPADHWAKKEIEFLYGRAIIQGYNENGVLRFHPNENVTRAQAAKMIVKALGQSEKTVTRARFKDVPPSHWAAGWIERAVEKGIFQGYPDGTFQPDAPLKRSQMSKIIALAFNLPEPGNVGNKQIFRDISPSYWAYPYIVKLYYHGISNGSENQFMPESYTSRAQFSAFVARALNKDFRLPVNSSPVNSSPVNSSVIATGKVTADTLNVRSSGSASASVIGQLSYGTVVNVLEINGYWAKISYNGKTGYVHKTYLKLKNVNGNPVQGRIIVIDAGHGGTDPGTMNGKTYEKNIVLSVAQKVKQKLASAGAKVIMTRESDVYKTLEERVQIAKNNYAELFVSIHVNSASPSASGTETYYDTSKNPNGYESYLLAKAIQQQIVNNAGMKDRGVKDYGFYVVRNNNVPSVLVELGFITNSSDYQKLTSDHYQNIFAQSIYNGIVQYYSQ, via the coding sequence TTGCAGCCACTGCGATTGTTGTTGTTGTTGTGTTTGTTAATGTTCTTTGGCTACTCTTCGGCAACTTATGCGGAAACTAATTCATCTGCCGCTTCTTCCCAAGGCGATTTGCAGAAAATTCAGGATTTCCATCAGCCGTCGCCGTTTAACGCGGAATCAGCGAGCGCTTCTTTTTCAGCCGCTTCCACTGCAAAAACGATTTTTGCTGATGTGCCGGCTGACCATTGGGCAAAAAAAGAAATTGAGTTTTTATACGGGCGCGCGATTATTCAGGGGTATAATGAAAACGGCGTATTGCGGTTTCACCCCAACGAGAATGTAACGAGAGCGCAGGCAGCAAAAATGATTGTTAAAGCGTTAGGACAAAGTGAAAAGACGGTAACCCGTGCCCGTTTTAAAGATGTCCCTCCTTCTCATTGGGCGGCAGGATGGATTGAAAGAGCGGTGGAAAAAGGGATTTTTCAAGGATATCCGGATGGGACGTTTCAGCCGGACGCTCCTTTGAAACGGTCGCAAATGAGCAAAATTATCGCTCTTGCTTTTAATTTACCAGAACCTGGGAATGTAGGGAACAAGCAAATTTTCCGCGATATTAGTCCAAGTTACTGGGCTTATCCGTACATTGTAAAACTGTATTATCATGGAATTTCGAATGGCAGCGAAAACCAGTTTATGCCAGAGTCATACACATCAAGAGCGCAATTTTCCGCATTTGTCGCTCGCGCGTTGAACAAAGATTTCCGTCTTCCGGTCAATAGTTCTCCAGTCAATAGTTCTCCAGTCAATAGTTCTGTGATTGCAACGGGGAAAGTGACTGCGGACACGTTAAATGTCCGTTCGTCTGGAAGCGCCAGCGCTTCGGTGATTGGCCAGCTTTCCTATGGAACGGTAGTGAACGTTTTAGAGATTAACGGGTATTGGGCGAAAATTTCGTACAATGGCAAAACAGGATATGTACATAAAACCTACTTGAAATTAAAAAATGTAAACGGCAATCCGGTGCAAGGGCGCATTATTGTGATTGACGCCGGCCATGGCGGCACAGATCCGGGAACGATGAATGGAAAAACGTACGAAAAGAATATCGTTTTGTCTGTGGCGCAAAAAGTGAAACAGAAGCTTGCAAGCGCCGGGGCGAAAGTCATTATGACGAGAGAAAGCGATGTGTATAAAACGCTTGAGGAGCGAGTGCAGATTGCAAAAAATAATTATGCGGAACTGTTTGTCAGCATCCATGTCAACTCGGCAAGCCCATCTGCGAGCGGTACAGAAACTTATTATGATACATCGAAAAATCCGAACGGCTATGAAAGCTATTTGTTGGCAAAGGCCATTCAGCAACAAATTGTCAATAACGCTGGCATGAAGGACCGCGGCGTGAAAGACTATGGTTTTTACGTCGTCCGCAACAACAATGTGCCAAGTGTTCTTGTAGAGCTTGGTTTTATCACAAACAGCAGCGATTACCAAAAATTAACTTCCGATCACTACCAAAACATTTTTGCGCAATCGATCTATAACGGCATTGTCCAATACTACAGCCAATGA
- a CDS encoding multidrug transporter encodes MSPARSLSGVGTIKSLLLLIFMTFLGALGGYYLKKAASQRIGFHVPFLAFFAAGALLYGISAILNIIVLQQLPYTVVFPLTSITYIWTFLLSAILLKETITRKKIAGVLFIIIGSVFLVL; translated from the coding sequence TTGTCACCGGCGCGGTCCTTATCGGGGGTGGGGACGATTAAATCATTATTGCTGCTTATCTTCATGACATTTCTTGGCGCATTAGGAGGATATTATTTAAAAAAAGCAGCAAGCCAGCGCATCGGATTTCACGTTCCGTTCCTTGCATTTTTTGCCGCTGGCGCACTGCTTTATGGCATCAGTGCGATATTAAACATTATCGTATTGCAGCAACTTCCATATACAGTGGTATTCCCGCTGACATCGATCACATACATTTGGACGTTTCTCTTGTCAGCAATTTTGTTGAAAGAAACGATCACGAGAAAAAAAATCGCCGGAGTGCTGTTCATTATCATCGGTTCTGTTTTCCTTGTGCTGTAA
- a CDS encoding glycosyltransferase, whose translation MSGKKILVLSNMYPTETAKSFGIFVKNQVEALRGRGLHVDVIAVTNPRTDKVNVLTKYILWLLRTLIHCVTKGRNYDVVHAHYVFPTGMLGLWYKKWWKAKLVVTAHGGDIDRMANKSGRIRQWTTTILREADHVIAVGHKLAEQIRNEFGVPEENVSVINMGVNRRIFQPLDKEEARKRCGIGEHEIPILFVGNIIRQKGLIELVEAFSKLKKEYPSVSLYLIGAKKDNAFYHELIHRVKEAEINDVHILDAMQQKDVAVWMAAAEMFVLPSHLEGFGLVALEAMSCHTPVVGSRVGGLAYLLGDGAGVLVEPGNPDSLFEGMKKLLDDAALRKQLVQKGEARAQENDQERIIDQILQLYDRV comes from the coding sequence ATGTCCGGTAAAAAGATATTAGTGCTGAGCAACATGTATCCAACAGAAACGGCAAAGTCATTTGGCATTTTTGTGAAAAATCAAGTGGAAGCTCTTCGCGGCCGCGGGCTGCATGTGGATGTTATTGCTGTAACGAATCCGCGCACAGATAAAGTAAACGTCCTAACGAAATATATTTTGTGGCTTCTTCGAACATTGATTCATTGTGTGACAAAAGGGCGGAATTACGATGTGGTTCATGCTCATTACGTTTTTCCGACAGGAATGCTAGGATTATGGTATAAAAAATGGTGGAAGGCAAAGCTGGTTGTGACTGCTCATGGCGGGGATATTGACCGAATGGCCAACAAAAGCGGAAGGATTCGGCAGTGGACAACGACCATTTTGCGGGAGGCGGACCATGTCATCGCGGTGGGGCACAAACTCGCTGAGCAGATTCGCAATGAATTTGGTGTTCCTGAGGAAAACGTCTCTGTGATTAACATGGGCGTTAACCGCCGCATATTTCAGCCGCTTGACAAAGAGGAAGCGAGAAAGCGCTGCGGGATCGGCGAACATGAGATTCCAATTTTATTTGTGGGAAATATTATTCGCCAAAAAGGACTAATCGAATTGGTGGAAGCATTTTCGAAACTGAAAAAGGAATACCCTTCCGTCTCGCTTTATCTGATTGGCGCTAAGAAGGATAACGCCTTTTATCATGAACTCATTCATCGCGTGAAGGAAGCGGAAATCAATGATGTACATATATTGGACGCGATGCAACAGAAAGATGTAGCGGTGTGGATGGCCGCTGCAGAGATGTTTGTGTTGCCGTCTCATTTAGAAGGATTTGGATTGGTGGCGTTAGAGGCGATGTCTTGCCATACGCCTGTTGTCGGAAGCCGTGTTGGCGGACTGGCTTATCTGCTTGGTGACGGGGCGGGTGTGCTTGTGGAGCCAGGCAATCCAGATTCCTTGTTCGAGGGAATGAAAAAATTGCTTGATGATGCGGCTCTTCGCAAACAGCTAGTTCAAAAGGGCGAGGCGCGCGCCCAAGAAAATGATCAAGAGAGAATCATTGACCAAATTCTCCAGCTTTATGACCGTGTTTAA
- a CDS encoding polysaccharide pyruvyl transferase family protein: MKIGIIGNYGHNNNGDEAILTGILKQLIEELSIPNEDIIVFSNNPKDTEQRYGVRAVPIFHRKGPLPFSIMKTLKENYLIMRNLDVIIVGGGGILMDLYKWDGPLYATLGLLGHYAGCKVIVYGVGVGPIETKLGAFFIKQLSQKACCISVRDEQSKRLLQALGVKRNIHVIGDPALYLAAPNEKQESHFVQKVAVTAVPYYNGKYWPTSNEQKYSNYVTGMAKNLDQLIEKKNVAVTFFSTKYPQDVQVTKDIAALMKHRDRVTIIDKNLHPNDIVSLCASHDLVIGTRLHSLILAVVARTPIIGIGYHPKVYHFLSLIRQTDRYVSVETLGMEPASIVQIVEKMEKKWLDIQRETRQIAEQMKEKAGEGIELLRLSGEKHVR, translated from the coding sequence ATGAAGATAGGTATTATTGGAAACTATGGTCACAATAACAACGGAGATGAGGCAATTTTAACAGGAATTTTAAAACAGTTGATCGAAGAGTTGTCCATCCCTAACGAAGACATTATCGTTTTTAGCAACAATCCCAAGGACACAGAGCAACGATACGGGGTTCGAGCAGTTCCTATTTTTCACCGCAAAGGCCCTCTCCCATTTTCGATCATGAAAACATTAAAAGAAAATTATTTAATCATGAGAAATCTCGATGTCATCATTGTGGGCGGCGGCGGGATTCTCATGGATTTGTATAAATGGGACGGTCCATTATACGCTACCCTTGGATTACTAGGACATTACGCGGGATGTAAAGTGATTGTTTACGGAGTCGGAGTGGGGCCGATTGAAACGAAGCTGGGAGCTTTTTTCATAAAGCAATTGTCCCAAAAAGCCTGTTGCATTTCCGTTCGCGATGAGCAGTCGAAACGGCTGTTGCAGGCGCTCGGGGTGAAAAGGAACATACATGTCATCGGTGATCCGGCCCTTTATTTAGCTGCTCCGAATGAAAAGCAAGAATCACATTTCGTTCAAAAAGTAGCCGTTACCGCTGTGCCATATTATAATGGAAAATATTGGCCTACTTCAAATGAACAAAAGTACTCCAATTACGTTACCGGAATGGCGAAAAATTTAGATCAACTTATTGAGAAAAAGAACGTGGCTGTTACGTTTTTTTCAACGAAATACCCCCAGGATGTGCAAGTAACAAAGGATATTGCCGCATTAATGAAACATCGCGATCGTGTCACAATTATTGATAAAAACTTGCATCCAAATGATATTGTCAGTCTTTGTGCTTCGCATGACCTTGTGATCGGAACACGGCTGCATTCACTGATTTTGGCGGTTGTTGCAAGAACCCCAATCATTGGGATTGGTTATCATCCGAAAGTTTATCATTTTTTATCATTGATCCGCCAGACAGACCGCTATGTTTCTGTGGAAACATTAGGAATGGAACCAGCTTCGATTGTGCAGATCGTTGAGAAAATGGAGAAAAAATGGCTGGACATTCAGCGCGAAACGAGGCAAATCGCTGAACAAATGAAAGAAAAAGCAGGGGAAGGCATTGAATTGCTGCGCTTAAGTGGTGAGAAACATGTCCGGTAA
- a CDS encoding DPM/DPG synthase family glycosyltransferase — translation MKIAVLIPCYNEEKTIGKVVSDFKRELPEAEIYVYDNNSKDKTSFIAAEHGAIVRKEFRQGKGNVVRSMFREIDADIYVMVDGDDTYPAEFVHQLIEPIKRGEANMVIGDRLSNGTYFQENKRPFHNFGNNLVKNLINFLYKSDIKDIMTGYRAFDKLFVKSMPVMSPGFEIETEMSIHALDKKFLIKEVAIDYRDRPEGSESKLNTFSDGWKVLKMIFTLFKDYKPFLFFSLWALLFFILGLAVGIPVVVEFIQTKFITRVPSAILAVGLMIFSLLSFACGLILDTVAAAHRKQYELELNRIYEQLRKRESNDVS, via the coding sequence ATGAAGATTGCCGTGCTTATCCCTTGTTACAATGAAGAAAAAACGATTGGCAAAGTCGTTAGCGATTTTAAACGCGAATTGCCAGAAGCAGAAATTTATGTGTATGACAATAATTCAAAGGATAAAACGTCATTCATCGCCGCTGAACATGGCGCCATTGTCCGCAAAGAATTCCGCCAAGGCAAAGGGAACGTCGTCCGGTCCATGTTCCGCGAAATCGACGCTGATATTTATGTCATGGTCGATGGAGACGATACGTACCCTGCTGAATTTGTTCATCAGCTGATTGAGCCAATTAAAAGAGGAGAAGCCAACATGGTGATTGGCGACCGGTTATCCAACGGGACATATTTTCAAGAAAACAAACGCCCGTTTCATAACTTTGGAAACAACCTCGTAAAAAACTTAATCAACTTTTTATACAAAAGCGACATTAAAGATATTATGACAGGCTACCGCGCCTTTGACAAACTATTTGTCAAATCGATGCCCGTTATGAGTCCGGGATTTGAAATCGAAACAGAAATGAGCATCCACGCGCTCGATAAAAAATTTCTTATAAAAGAAGTGGCGATTGATTACCGGGACCGTCCCGAAGGAAGCGAATCGAAGCTTAACACGTTTTCCGACGGGTGGAAAGTGTTAAAAATGATTTTTACCTTATTTAAAGATTATAAGCCGTTCTTGTTCTTTTCATTATGGGCGCTGCTGTTTTTCATTCTTGGACTCGCCGTCGGCATCCCTGTCGTAGTAGAATTTATTCAAACAAAGTTCATTACCCGCGTTCCTTCTGCCATTTTAGCAGTAGGATTAATGATTTTCTCGTTGCTGTCATTTGCCTGCGGACTTATTTTAGACACGGTGGCCGCCGCGCACCGGAAGCAGTATGAACTGGAACTGAACAGAATATATGAACAATTGAGAAAGAGAGAAAGCAATGACGTCTCTTAG